A DNA window from Leptolyngbya sp. KIOST-1 contains the following coding sequences:
- a CDS encoding FAD-dependent oxidoreductase codes for MTATTPHFRSPVSADRPADLRSELAVDVAIVGGGIVGLTLAATLAPSGLQVAVIEAQTAAGAASRQRAYAFSLTSADIFKGLGLWPQIGPHICHFDKVQLSDGDYGRVVQFLPTDLGTDAVYYGAEHGVLMAALQGAIAAAPNIHYLCSASLGATFSLPTIFMIP; via the coding sequence ATGACCGCTACCACTCCTCACTTTCGCTCTCCGGTCTCCGCCGATCGCCCGGCGGATCTACGCTCTGAACTGGCGGTCGATGTGGCCATTGTCGGCGGCGGCATTGTGGGGCTGACTCTGGCGGCAACGCTGGCCCCCAGCGGCCTGCAGGTGGCGGTGATCGAAGCCCAAACGGCGGCGGGGGCCGCTTCCCGGCAGCGGGCCTACGCCTTTTCACTGACCTCAGCCGATATTTTTAAGGGCCTGGGGCTGTGGCCCCAGATCGGGCCGCACATTTGCCACTTTGACAAAGTGCAGCTCTCCGACGGGGACTACGGTCGGGTGGTGCAGTTTTTACCCACCGACCTGGGCACCGATGCCGTGTATTACGGGGCCGAGCACGGGGTGCTAATGGCCGCGCTGCAAGGGGCGATCGCCGCTGCTCCCAACATTCACTACCTCTGCTCGGCCAGCCTGGGCGCAACCTTCTCATTGCCCACAATTTTCATGATTCCGTAG
- a CDS encoding methyltransferase has translation MVWGLLFLPLLVARPILVVGLAIANRGSLALPQPIALGLGLALLIPALYTLWSVARYFGIPRAIGGDHFRSHYRTMPLVQQGAFAWSGNAMYVFAFLGLWAIALLIGSQAALAVALFQHAYVWVHFYCTEAPDMDLLYGQD, from the coding sequence GTGGTCTGGGGACTGCTCTTTCTGCCCCTGCTGGTGGCCCGTCCGATTTTGGTTGTCGGGCTGGCGATCGCCAATCGCGGCTCTCTAGCGCTGCCCCAGCCTATTGCCCTGGGGCTGGGGTTGGCGCTGCTAATTCCGGCCCTCTACACCCTCTGGTCAGTGGCACGCTACTTTGGCATTCCCCGCGCCATTGGCGGCGACCACTTTCGATCGCACTACCGGACCATGCCGCTGGTACAGCAGGGAGCCTTTGCCTGGAGCGGCAATGCCATGTATGTCTTTGCCTTTCTGGGCCTGTGGGCGATCGCTCTGTTGATCGGGTCTCAGGCGGCCCTGGCGGTGGCCCTGTTTCAACACGCCTACGTCTGGGTGCACTTCTACTGCACAGAAGCCCCGGATATGGACCTGTTGTATGGTCAGGATTAG
- a CDS encoding Uma2 family endonuclease, whose protein sequence is MYAVISRDTIQLPPGTVVRMPGTWQDYQTLCHSRGNSSIPRVKYRSGEILLMSPMPRHGREASLLADIVKALLDSVGRNYEAFTPITMELPETSGIEPDYCFYIDNWAAAVGKDRIRWDAEPPPDLVIEIDITSYTAVEDYAAYQVPEVWLYQRGQLQLFALTAGGYQGAAEIARITGCSLGNAREFMAKLWLTDKS, encoded by the coding sequence ATGTACGCCGTTATTTCCCGCGACACCATCCAGCTACCGCCGGGCACGGTGGTGCGTATGCCGGGCACCTGGCAGGACTACCAGACCCTCTGTCACAGCCGGGGGAATAGCTCTATCCCTCGGGTCAAATACCGTAGCGGCGAGATTTTGCTCATGAGCCCCATGCCCCGCCACGGTCGGGAGGCCAGCCTGCTTGCCGACATTGTCAAAGCTCTGCTGGACAGCGTCGGGCGCAATTACGAAGCTTTCACCCCAATCACCATGGAGCTGCCTGAGACCAGCGGGATCGAGCCAGACTACTGCTTTTACATCGACAACTGGGCGGCGGCGGTGGGCAAAGACCGCATCCGGTGGGACGCTGAGCCTCCCCCCGATCTAGTGATCGAGATCGACATCACCTCCTACACCGCCGTCGAAGATTACGCCGCCTACCAGGTGCCCGAGGTGTGGCTCTATCAGCGGGGGCAGCTGCAGCTGTTTGCCCTCACCGCTGGGGGCTATCAAGGGGCCGCCGAGATTGCCCGGATTACGGGCTGCTCCCTGGGTAACGCCCGGGAGTTTATGGCCAAACTCTGGTTGACTGACAAAAGTTGA
- a CDS encoding transposase, whose amino-acid sequence MYLSLDTSLFWDEYCLIRLSVVHRGRALPVVWRVLRHRSASVAFSEYQEMLHQAANRLPQGVKVVVLADRGFIHTEAMTAITTQLDWHYRIRIKRNTWIWRAGHGWCQLKDIHLQRGEALCWHTVKLHKGEWYGPVHIAFGYNSINGEFWAIVSDEPTGLHTFEEYGLRFDIEEAFLDDQSNGWNLQKSEIRDLCALSRLWFLLAIATLYVTAQGVEVVAAGQRRWVDPHWFRGNSYFRIGWDWVKAALENSWRLIRQVRFTHNRDPEPAMASRKQHEQRTKGGLRKQLAAHSSGSFHP is encoded by the coding sequence TTGTACCTGAGTTTGGACACCTCGCTGTTTTGGGATGAGTATTGCTTAATCCGCCTGTCGGTGGTGCATCGAGGCCGAGCATTGCCTGTGGTCTGGCGGGTGCTCCGGCACCGCAGTGCCTCGGTTGCCTTCAGCGAGTATCAGGAAATGCTCCATCAAGCCGCCAATCGATTGCCCCAGGGGGTGAAAGTGGTCGTACTGGCTGACCGGGGCTTCATTCACACCGAGGCTATGACCGCTATCACGACTCAATTAGACTGGCATTACCGGATCCGGATCAAGCGCAACACCTGGATTTGGCGGGCCGGTCACGGGTGGTGCCAATTGAAGGACATTCACCTTCAGCGGGGAGAGGCGCTCTGTTGGCACACCGTTAAGCTCCACAAAGGGGAGTGGTACGGCCCCGTGCATATTGCCTTTGGCTATAACAGCATCAATGGCGAGTTTTGGGCCATCGTCAGCGACGAACCTACCGGCCTCCATACCTTCGAGGAATACGGGTTGCGCTTCGACATTGAGGAGGCGTTCCTCGATGACCAATCCAACGGTTGGAATCTCCAGAAATCCGAAATTCGCGACCTCTGCGCCCTCTCGCGGCTCTGGTTCCTCTTGGCCATCGCTACCCTCTATGTCACGGCCCAAGGTGTCGAGGTCGTTGCTGCTGGCCAACGTCGCTGGGTCGACCCTCATTGGTTTCGCGGCAATAGTTACTTTCGCATTGGGTGGGATTGGGTGAAGGCGGCCTTAGAAAACAGTTGGCGGCTCATTCGTCAGGTTCGTTTCACCCATAACCGCGATCCCGAACCCGCCATGGCGTCTCGGAAACAGCATGAGCAACGCACCAAAGGCGGCCTTAGAAAACAGTTGGCGGCTCATTCGTCAGGTTCGTTTCACCCATAA
- a CDS encoding IS1634 family transposase has product MEIENLDHLGLVAALVDEIGLVELTDELLPPHPLNHISPGQVVKAMILNGLGFVSAPLYLFSEFFEGKPVEHLLGAGITAAHLNDDRLGRVLDQLFEYGTTLFFLNVAMQAARRFGVNVSQCHLDSTSFALDGEYPTVARAEGASEAEAPQAIEICRGYSRDHRPELKQFLVNLICSADGGVPVWFKVGSGNETDSQTFAGLMRAFAEQWQTPALMVADAAFYSEPNLQQVGSLPWLSRVPQTLKAAQTLVDSAPDSLSERPCDLDGYRLWEQRQRYAGVEQRWILVESPHRRESEDWLKPLEKQEKGLQRSLRQLCSQVFACKPDARDALLRFQDSLTGYTLTQVALVSVAAKRPPGRPKRVAFVLWAQGFSRKEIHRRLWPTLKMVGLQGKAQCFPDELSGGEQQRVSIARAVVNTPPLLLADEPTGNLDADNSLQVIKILKKLNSIGITVIVTTHDEHLVRISNHPVVQIKNGRLHHLRR; this is encoded by the coding sequence TTGGAGATAGAGAATCTAGATCACTTAGGATTAGTGGCCGCCTTAGTCGATGAGATCGGGCTGGTCGAGCTAACCGACGAGCTTCTACCGCCCCATCCGTTGAACCACATCAGCCCAGGGCAAGTGGTGAAAGCGATGATACTCAATGGATTGGGGTTTGTCAGCGCGCCGCTGTACCTGTTTAGCGAGTTTTTTGAGGGCAAACCGGTCGAGCACCTGCTGGGCGCCGGTATTACAGCAGCGCACCTGAACGATGACCGTCTGGGCCGCGTGCTAGATCAGCTGTTTGAGTACGGGACGACGCTATTTTTCCTCAACGTGGCGATGCAGGCGGCACGCCGCTTTGGGGTGAATGTCTCCCAGTGCCATCTAGACTCGACCTCCTTTGCTCTCGATGGGGAGTATCCCACCGTAGCTAGGGCTGAAGGCGCATCAGAGGCTGAAGCCCCTCAAGCGATTGAGATCTGTCGGGGCTATTCGCGAGACCACCGGCCCGAGTTGAAACAGTTTTTGGTCAACTTGATCTGTAGTGCCGACGGCGGTGTACCGGTGTGGTTCAAGGTCGGCAGTGGCAATGAGACCGATAGCCAAACCTTTGCAGGGCTGATGCGAGCCTTTGCCGAGCAGTGGCAGACGCCCGCTTTGATGGTGGCCGATGCGGCGTTCTACAGTGAACCCAACCTCCAGCAGGTGGGGAGTTTGCCCTGGTTGAGCCGAGTGCCACAAACCCTCAAAGCGGCTCAAACCCTGGTGGATAGCGCCCCCGATTCGCTGAGCGAGAGGCCCTGTGACCTCGACGGCTATCGGCTGTGGGAACAACGGCAGCGCTACGCTGGGGTGGAACAGCGCTGGATTCTGGTGGAAAGCCCGCACCGACGCGAGTCAGAGGATTGGCTCAAACCCCTCGAAAAGCAGGAAAAGGGGCTGCAACGGTCGTTGCGCCAACTCTGTAGCCAGGTGTTTGCCTGTAAGCCCGATGCCAGGGATGCACTCCTGCGCTTTCAAGACTCCCTCACCGGCTACACCCTGACTCAGGTGGCGCTGGTCTCGGTCGCTGCTAAGCGTCCCCCCGGTCGGCCCAAGCGCGTAGCCTTCGTACTCTGGGCCCAGGGGTTTAGCCGCAAAGAAATTCACCGTCGCCTCTGGCCTACGCTCAAAATGGTGGGTTTGCAGGGCAAGGCCCAGTGCTTCCCCGATGAGCTGTCCGGCGGCGAACAGCAGCGCGTGAGTATCGCTCGCGCCGTGGTCAACACCCCACCCCTACTGCTGGCCGACGAACCCACGGGCAACCTGGACGCCGACAACTCCCTGCAGGTGATCAAAATCCTGAAAAAGCTTAACTCCATTGGCATTACCGTCATCGTCACCACCCACGACGAGCATCTGGTGCGAATCTCCAACCACCCCGTAGTGCAGATCAAGAACGGTCGCCTCCACCACCTGCGCCGCTAA
- a CDS encoding DNA gyrase subunit A, protein MLALVNGEPQLLGLKRMLEVFLEFREETITRRTQYELRKAQERDHILQGYLIALANLDAIIALIRGAADTPAAKQELMDTYGLSELQADAILQMQLRRLTALEADKIQREHEELVAQIADLQDILARRERILDIITTELGELKARHDDPRRTVIEMDDAELTDISLIANEQVVILVTDQGYIKRMPVATFEAQSRATRGKAGAKMKEDDGVQHFITCYTHDYLLFFSDRGVTYALRAYQIAEGSRASRGMPSRWPQASWKITPPNLLAMITG, encoded by the coding sequence ATGCTGGCCCTGGTCAACGGCGAACCACAGCTGCTCGGCCTCAAGCGCATGCTTGAGGTGTTTCTCGAGTTTCGCGAAGAGACCATTACCCGCCGCACCCAGTACGAGCTGCGCAAGGCCCAGGAGCGTGACCACATTCTCCAGGGCTACCTGATTGCCCTGGCCAACCTCGACGCCATCATCGCCCTGATTCGCGGAGCCGCCGACACCCCCGCCGCCAAGCAGGAGCTGATGGACACCTACGGCCTTTCCGAACTCCAGGCCGACGCCATTCTGCAAATGCAGCTGCGCCGCCTCACCGCCCTGGAGGCCGACAAGATCCAGAGAGAGCATGAGGAGCTGGTGGCCCAGATCGCCGACCTGCAAGACATCTTGGCCCGACGCGAGCGCATTCTCGACATCATCACCACCGAGCTGGGCGAGCTCAAGGCCCGGCACGACGACCCCCGTCGCACCGTGATCGAAATGGACGATGCGGAGCTCACCGACATTTCGCTGATCGCCAACGAGCAGGTGGTGATTCTGGTCACCGACCAGGGCTATATCAAACGCATGCCCGTGGCCACCTTTGAGGCCCAGAGCCGCGCCACTCGGGGCAAGGCCGGGGCCAAAATGAAGGAAGACGATGGCGTGCAGCACTTCATCACCTGCTACACCCACGACTACCTGCTGTTCTTCAGCGATCGCGGCGTCACCTACGCCCTGCGGGCCTACCAGATCGCCGAGGGCTCCCGCGCCTCGCGGGGGATGCCCAGCAGGTGGCCGCAGGCTTCGTGGAAAATCACGCCGCCAAACTTGTTGGCCATGATCACGGGGTAG
- a CDS encoding IS1634 family transposase — translation MVADAAFYSEPNLQQVGSLPWLSRVPQTLKAAQTLVDSAPDSLSERPCDLDGYRLWEQRQRYAGVEQRWILVESPHRRESEDWLKPLEKQEKGLQRSLRQLCSQVFACKPDAMDALLRFQDSLTGYTLTQVALVSVAAKRPPGRPKRSQPSDSPTLGYQWQATLERTAEYEAQCQQRYRRFILATNVLDDDTYPAQRLLQEYKAQQHVERGFRFLKDPLFFTSSVFVKKPQRVEALALVMALTLLVYSLGQRKLRAQLAQADDTVLDQKQRPTRNPTFRWILQKFQAIHLVSIGSSQQVSNLSEERNKIVRLMGFPACRYYLLN, via the coding sequence ATGGTGGCCGATGCGGCGTTCTACAGTGAACCCAACCTCCAGCAGGTGGGGAGTTTGCCCTGGTTGAGCCGAGTGCCACAAACCCTCAAAGCGGCTCAAACCCTGGTGGATAGCGCCCCCGATTCGCTGAGCGAGAGGCCCTGTGACCTCGACGGCTATCGGCTGTGGGAACAACGGCAGCGCTACGCTGGGGTGGAACAGCGCTGGATTCTGGTGGAAAGCCCGCACCGACGCGAGTCAGAGGATTGGCTCAAACCCCTCGAAAAGCAGGAAAAGGGGCTGCAACGGTCGTTGCGCCAACTCTGTAGCCAGGTGTTTGCCTGTAAGCCCGATGCCATGGATGCACTCCTGCGCTTTCAAGACTCCCTCACCGGCTACACCCTGACTCAGGTGGCGCTGGTCTCGGTCGCTGCTAAGCGTCCCCCCGGTCGGCCCAAGCGCTCTCAACCCTCAGACTCACCGACGTTAGGCTATCAATGGCAGGCGACCCTGGAACGCACCGCTGAGTATGAGGCCCAGTGCCAACAGCGCTATCGTCGCTTCATTCTGGCTACCAACGTCCTGGATGACGACACCTACCCGGCCCAGCGCCTGCTGCAAGAGTACAAAGCTCAGCAGCACGTTGAGCGCGGCTTTCGCTTTCTCAAAGACCCCCTCTTCTTCACCAGCAGTGTCTTTGTCAAAAAACCGCAGCGGGTTGAGGCCCTCGCCCTCGTCATGGCCTTGACGCTGCTGGTCTACAGTCTTGGCCAGCGCAAACTCAGAGCGCAGCTCGCCCAAGCCGATGACACGGTGCTCGACCAAAAGCAGCGCCCCACTCGCAATCCGACCTTTCGCTGGATTTTGCAGAAGTTTCAGGCCATTCACTTGGTCTCTATCGGCTCTTCTCAGCAGGTCAGCAACCTCTCAGAAGAACGCAACAAAATCGTTCGCCTTATGGGCTTCCCGGCCTGCCGGTACTATCTCCTAAATTAA
- a CDS encoding hemolysin family protein, with translation MSSIALEIALILLLIVANGLFSGSEIAVVSARKVRLEQRLEQGDRRAREALRLVNAPNNFLATVQIGITLIGILSGAVGGATVAQRLRPFFDQVPALQPYSEGLSVALVVSAITYLSLVIGELVPKRIALNNPEKLACLVASPMRTLARVTAPLVHLLGVSTDALLKLLGIQAANEPDITEEEIRVLIRQGAESGMFEEAEQEMVERVFRLGDRPLRAIMTPRTEITWLNTETPLADNLKKVSDSHHSRFPVGRGSLDDCLGVVRGSHLLAAHLAGQPIDLEAMAQPPLYLSETIRALKVIEQFKQTGVHIALVTDEYGGIEGVVTLNDLMEAIVGDLPSLEDQEEPQIIQRDDGTWLLDGALDIHEFKDHFDQKKLPDEATGNFHTLGGFVVYTLGHIPQSGDSFEAGGLRFEVMDMDGPRVDKVLVTPLPPASSPPTASPYR, from the coding sequence ATGTCCTCGATCGCCCTTGAGATTGCGTTGATTTTGCTGCTGATTGTGGCCAATGGGCTGTTCTCGGGTTCTGAGATTGCGGTGGTCTCGGCCCGCAAGGTGCGCCTGGAGCAGCGGCTGGAGCAGGGCGATCGCAGAGCCCGCGAGGCGCTGCGGCTGGTCAATGCCCCCAACAACTTTTTGGCGACGGTGCAGATCGGCATCACGCTGATCGGTATTCTCAGCGGTGCCGTCGGCGGGGCCACCGTCGCCCAGCGCCTGCGCCCCTTTTTCGATCAGGTTCCAGCCCTGCAACCCTACAGCGAAGGCCTCAGCGTCGCCCTGGTGGTGTCGGCCATCACCTACCTGTCCCTGGTGATTGGCGAACTGGTACCCAAGCGCATCGCCCTCAACAATCCCGAAAAGCTGGCCTGTCTGGTGGCGTCGCCCATGCGCACCCTGGCGCGGGTGACCGCTCCCCTGGTGCACCTGCTGGGGGTCTCCACCGATGCCCTGCTCAAGCTGCTGGGCATTCAGGCCGCCAACGAGCCCGACATCACCGAGGAAGAGATCCGGGTGCTGATTCGCCAGGGGGCCGAATCGGGGATGTTTGAGGAGGCTGAGCAGGAGATGGTGGAGCGGGTGTTTCGCCTGGGCGATCGCCCCCTGCGCGCCATCATGACCCCTCGCACCGAGATCACCTGGCTCAATACCGAGACGCCCCTGGCCGACAATCTGAAAAAAGTCAGCGACAGCCATCACTCGCGCTTTCCGGTGGGCCGGGGCAGCCTCGACGACTGCCTCGGCGTGGTGCGCGGTAGCCACCTGCTAGCGGCTCACCTGGCCGGGCAACCCATTGATCTAGAGGCCATGGCCCAGCCCCCCCTCTACCTCTCTGAGACGATTCGAGCCCTGAAGGTGATCGAGCAATTTAAGCAAACCGGCGTCCACATTGCCCTGGTCACCGATGAGTATGGTGGCATTGAGGGAGTGGTCACCCTCAACGACCTGATGGAGGCGATCGTCGGGGACCTGCCCTCCCTCGAAGATCAAGAAGAACCCCAGATCATCCAGCGAGACGACGGCACCTGGCTGCTGGATGGCGCCCTGGACATCCACGAATTCAAGGACCATTTCGATCAGAAAAAACTGCCCGACGAGGCGACCGGCAACTTCCACACCCTGGGGGGGTTCGTGGTTTACACCCTGGGCCACATACCCCAATCGGGTGACTCCTTTGAGGCGGGCGGGCTGCGGTTTGAGGTGATGGATATGGACGGCCCCCGGGTGGACAAGGTGTTGGTCACTCCTCTGCCGCCTGCTTCGTCACCCCCCACGGCCTCACCCTATCGCTAG
- a CDS encoding inorganic diphosphatase, with amino-acid sequence MKLKTTVLAALFTLASAGAAIAQWVHPFDYPQSENYPEEIFAAIEIPAGSFTKYEIDATTGHVIVDRFQSMPVQYPANYGSISQSAGGDGDPLDVLVYTRVPITPGSIILVRPVGILRMIDGGEVDDKIVAVPAPSIDPTYSDIRGTGLLGVDR; translated from the coding sequence ATGAAACTAAAAACAACGGTGCTAGCAGCTCTGTTTACCCTGGCCTCGGCGGGGGCGGCGATCGCCCAGTGGGTGCATCCCTTTGACTATCCCCAGTCGGAGAACTACCCGGAGGAAATCTTTGCGGCGATCGAGATTCCGGCGGGCAGCTTTACCAAGTATGAAATTGACGCCACCACCGGCCATGTGATTGTCGATCGCTTTCAGTCGATGCCGGTACAGTACCCTGCCAACTATGGCTCGATTTCGCAGTCGGCGGGGGGCGATGGTGACCCCCTCGATGTGCTGGTCTACACCCGCGTGCCGATTACGCCGGGCAGCATTATTTTGGTGCGGCCCGTGGGCATTTTGCGGATGATCGACGGCGGCGAGGTAGACGACAAAATTGTGGCGGTGCCCGCCCCCAGTATCGACCCCACCTACAGCGATATTCGCGGCACTGGTCTGCTAGGCGTTGATAGGTAG
- a CDS encoding NADPH-dependent FMN reductase produces the protein MKLEIAKKASQSFNQLAQRGHNAIFADALEYDFGLLDRMYKEHEPGQVPVKMEELAEHIRSADGFVVVTGEYNHSVQPGLSNLMDHFLEEYYFRPAGIVSYSVGGFGGVRAAVHLRVMLGEMGMPTISSMFAISKITEAIDADGKAQDESLIKRLGSFLDELEWYEEALKRQRDEKGRPF, from the coding sequence ATGAAATTAGAGATTGCAAAAAAAGCCTCGCAGTCCTTCAATCAACTGGCCCAGCGAGGCCACAATGCTATCTTTGCTGATGCCCTGGAGTACGACTTTGGCCTGCTCGATCGCATGTACAAAGAGCACGAGCCTGGTCAGGTTCCAGTCAAAATGGAGGAACTGGCTGAGCACATTCGTAGCGCCGATGGGTTTGTGGTGGTAACGGGCGAATACAACCACTCTGTTCAGCCGGGGCTGAGCAATTTGATGGATCACTTTCTGGAAGAGTACTACTTTCGCCCGGCGGGGATTGTGTCGTACTCGGTGGGGGGATTTGGCGGGGTGCGGGCCGCTGTGCACCTGCGGGTGATGCTGGGGGAGATGGGTATGCCCACCATTTCGTCGATGTTTGCGATCTCAAAGATTACCGAGGCGATCGACGCCGATGGCAAGGCCCAGGATGAGTCATTGATCAAACGCCTGGGTTCCTTTTTAGACGAGCTGGAGTGGTACGAAGAGGCCCTCAAGCGGCAGCGCGACGAAAAGGGAAGGCCCTTTTAG
- a CDS encoding inorganic diphosphatase, whose product MYLLLTDQCHIRDISDMPAMELERMEEFFAVYKRLPQGSDVIELRGFGDAREAQAMVRQAIDSYRAQ is encoded by the coding sequence ATGTATCTCCTCTTAACAGACCAGTGCCATATTCGCGACATCAGCGATATGCCCGCCATGGAGTTGGAGCGGATGGAGGAGTTTTTTGCGGTCTACAAGCGCCTGCCCCAGGGTAGCGATGTGATCGAGCTGCGCGGCTTTGGCGACGCGAGGGAGGCCCAGGCGATGGTGCGTCAGGCCATTGATAGCTACCGGGCGCAGTAG
- a CDS encoding cation diffusion facilitator family transporter, with the protein MNDIVANLTEELAALAAAADVHLRCQPPNPISFGLITMHHSFWLSRACPYNELSVCEKTSMAGGTSKNSIYAALGANIAIGIAKFVGAAISGSSAMLSEGIHSVVDSVNELLLLYGLKQSEAPPSEQFPLGRGQELYFWSLMVAVLIFALGGGVSMYEGWHSFQHPEVGNYALVSYVVLAAAALFESLALAVSIREFNKNYPRKAEVSLWQAIRESKDPSAFIVIVEDAAALVGLAIAFGGIVLTQMFDNALYDGVASILIGLLLIVVATLLVIETKSLLMGESASIAVRDSIKTLVKADQAVSDMGPPITLHLGPRDIMLAMNIEFCDHLSADEIETAVCRIEQSIRATHQDVKRIFIEAASLDGVD; encoded by the coding sequence TTGAACGACATCGTTGCCAACTTAACGGAGGAATTGGCGGCCCTGGCTGCTGCAGCTGATGTTCATCTCAGATGTCAACCTCCCAACCCAATAAGCTTTGGCCTGATTACAATGCACCACAGCTTCTGGCTAAGCCGAGCGTGCCCCTACAATGAGTTGAGCGTGTGTGAGAAGACAAGCATGGCTGGTGGTACATCCAAAAATTCAATCTATGCCGCATTGGGAGCCAACATCGCTATTGGTATTGCCAAGTTTGTCGGTGCTGCCATTAGCGGCAGCTCGGCCATGCTGTCAGAGGGTATCCACTCGGTGGTCGATTCCGTCAATGAGCTGCTGCTACTCTATGGCCTCAAGCAAAGCGAAGCGCCCCCAAGCGAGCAATTTCCTCTAGGTCGCGGGCAAGAACTATATTTTTGGTCGCTGATGGTTGCGGTGCTGATTTTTGCCCTGGGGGGTGGCGTGTCGATGTATGAGGGGTGGCACAGCTTTCAACACCCTGAGGTTGGCAACTATGCCTTGGTCAGCTATGTCGTGCTGGCCGCCGCTGCCCTGTTTGAAAGTTTAGCCCTAGCCGTATCTATTCGGGAGTTTAACAAAAACTATCCCCGCAAAGCTGAGGTTAGTTTATGGCAAGCCATTCGCGAGAGTAAAGATCCCAGCGCATTTATTGTCATTGTGGAAGATGCTGCTGCGCTGGTCGGGCTTGCCATTGCCTTTGGTGGAATTGTGCTCACCCAGATGTTCGACAATGCTCTCTATGACGGCGTTGCTTCCATCCTGATTGGGCTATTGCTCATCGTAGTCGCCACGCTGTTGGTCATCGAAACGAAGAGTCTACTGATGGGGGAAAGCGCTTCTATCGCGGTGCGAGACAGCATCAAAACCCTCGTCAAGGCTGACCAGGCTGTCTCTGATATGGGGCCACCGATTACCCTGCACCTAGGCCCTCGGGATATCATGCTGGCGATGAATATTGAATTTTGCGATCATCTCTCTGCCGATGAGATTGAAACAGCGGTATGCCGTATCGAGCAGAGCATTCGCGCCACCCATCAAGACGTGAAACGCATCTTTATTGAAGCTGCCTCTCTGGATGGAGTTGACTAA